The Gossypium hirsutum isolate 1008001.06 chromosome D02, Gossypium_hirsutum_v2.1, whole genome shotgun sequence region GTGTGAGTTGTCTAGTCtggtacaactaacttgtacATACAAAGGCAGCATGGTTCTAATGAAAGGACACTTGGgctatttggaaaaaaataaatattcacataaaaagaaaaaaaagaggagtTTTTTTGGATTATCATCTTTTTCAACCTATCCTTTGAAGCTTTCGACTATGGCGGCGTAAGTCTCCAACGGGTGAACCGACATGAAAAAGATGCAGACCAGCTCTTGATGAGGAGCTCTAAGTGCAACACAAGGAGGAATAGACAGATTCAAGTCGAGTTGTTTGGGAATAGTATTCtctacttgtttcttttatttttcttttctaaacgctGGTGATTACCTTCTATTTCATGTTAATACGaaagtacacatgatttctgggttaaatgttattttattcaatcttgcttctattGTTTAGTCTTTGGGTTGAATGTTTTTAgcacggaagtgttattgcagtcactaacaCTGGAAGGTGCAGTGGCAGTTCAAGCTAATAAGCATAACAACagaagttgcttaaggattagaggaatttaatccacttgttcttaatagtgttccattgccatcatcgGAGGGtgtggctaatttgcatgtttaagtctttgattaaatatagaagttaagatTGGTAAGATATTCATGGCAATTTAATACATCGAAATCACCTATCTTGTTATACCTAGTGAGCACTTAGCATTCTATTGAATATTCGcattggggatcccagtttatcattattatattttatcttgttgttttcaagttattgcttcgacacCTACTTTCACAATTTATCTCGATTCCATCcatttattgcactgacattgataAACAAGagacaaccatcctcgtgggatcgatattcgacagactcatatctgtctactatacttgcatcgacagtgtacgcttgcacattattgctatcACATTAAATAGTCAATCACCCATCTAAccctattttctatttttcacacATTAACCTCGCTAATTTTTCTAACCTTACAATTTATTCCATAAGCCTAAATACTAATTTCTCAATGTTAACTAATTAGCACCTATATTCAATGAACATTAGCTAATTAATAaaccactaatccactaccattCCTATGTTCAAAATCTATTCGATTTGATTTTCCAAAATGGCTTAGTTTAAGAAATTTGGCCCAAAGTCAAACTTCTAAAAATCAAGGCTTTACAACCATATCttgagaattggatcaaatcaaattaGATTAGATCAAGCAATTAGATCCCATTTTATAAGGAGATTAGGTCATGCAATATCGAAAGatgatattaatttattttctaagtatctTGGACATTATTAGGATATAACCTTAGCCATTTTAACTACTGATTTATTGTGGAATTGGTTGTAATTAATCTAGCATGTCAGTAAGTCTTGAAATCTTATATATTGGGAAGGCTTTTAAGGTGATTTTATCGCATTTTTTAACACTTTCTATTTATTAAAGAAATTGTATTTGAGAGTGCATTAAGAGCGTAAACAAGTTTTTTTGCTTGGTTTAAAGCTTAAGTTCTCAAGGGGAAGAACTTGGAGGTGAGTAATCTAGATCTTTAGATACAAAAGTGAGGTTGTTATACTGAAGTGTAATAGAACTTAAATCACTTGTTGTATTGGGATTAAAGATAGTGGATTTTCTCATTGAATTCGGCTCAATAGATGTAGGGAAATGAAACTACATAAACAATTTGTTGGGTTCTTGTTTTAAGTTGTGTTGTTATAGTATGCCACCTTCAATGGCCACTATAACTAGCATTTACTTTGCAATCATCAATTGTAGGTTCCAACAGTACTTCAACACACACACATGCACATACAAACACAAAGAAAATACAATCTACGCTAAGCATTTAAAGTAAACAAAAGGGTTAGAAATGAGCATTAAGTCTTAATAGgctaagataaaaaaatataactttaagctCATAGGTGAAATATTAAGAAAAAGGTTTAAAAAGATTCAGAATCGAGGtactaaaaaaaatcatgcaAAGGTGAACTCAAAAGGTTAAAATGATCCAAAGAAATTGTCTAGATCTTTTATTATCTTGCAATTGGAACTATTTAATATATTCAAAAGTACTAAGTTTATGGATTCTAGAACTATTGCAAAAGAGATTCAAAGAATTGATTACCAAGGACAAAAGAATTTTGAGAATAAGAATCACATTGGAAGCATTTATTCAAATGATTTAGAGAAATTGCCTAGGTCTTTCATTTTCTTACAATTGGAACTATTCATTATGTTCAAAGTAATAACCTAATGGATTTAGATCCATGACAAAAGATATTCAAAGAATTAGTTACACAAAAACGGAGGaacattgagaaaaaaaattgcattGGAAGCATTTATCAGAACAAAGTGAACGGAGAAGGTGATAAAAGAGGTTATCCATAAGACTGATAAATTAAAAAGCCGTTAATTTGTTTGTTACCTTTTATTGCTTAGTCGATTATGTTGTATCATCCTCATGTTTTGAGATTCATTCTTTGTTCATATTTTGTTTAGTTGTTAGCTAGCTGCGTCACTTCGAATCATTgatgttggtttttttttctttttttttgcttcagCGTCATTTAGTGTAATGTTGTATTCCAATGTTGGGTTATAATGAgcttttagttttatatttttaaaaggtagttcgattttttttaaaaaaattaattttagccttccatttaattgtttgtttcttttagttttgaaatttattttatttgttaaatcacctaaaaatagatgaaaaagttaatgtcttttaattttgttgatgtcacgtcagtaattaattaattttttaaaattaaaaaaattaaaaaataaattttatttaaaaatatataaaaatattaaaaaaatattttttaaattttttaaattttttaaaaaattcattatttgCTTGCGTGGCATACACGTGGACTACTACATAGATGTTATGTAAGCAAAGTtaacatatattaatttttttcatttattttgagtGATTTAACAAACAacataaattttaatgaaaaattaaatgaatgatcaaaataaatttttttataaagttaaaaagtcaaataaatcattatatctTTAAAACACCTTTATAGTAAGacaatataaatataatcaaaagaTACAGCAGTAAATATTACACGGAAATGACAattaaatttaatagttttatattgatttgaatttTATACAGTAAGAAGAAGAGCTGCTCGTGACAGCTTCGCCCTTTGACTAAGGCTTCCTTTGGATGCAACTGGTTCTCAGTGCGTTGATTTTTTTAGgctaaaaaaaattgcaactgAAATGTTAGTAAACGCAAGGCTGTTTGGAAAGCATTCTTCAGTATGTTGAAAATGCATTTCACCTCACCGGAGGTTTAATTCCAGACTAGAGCCTTTTGCTCCAGGAAAAATTTAGCAACTTCagttgctttttcttttcctcttttacccATATATTCTTCAATTGCATTCTTCAGCCTTTTCATATGTTTGGTTACCTTTCTTCTCTCCTTTcaccttccccttccccttccccttgggTTGCAAATCAGTTTCGTCAAGGACCTCTTCCAGTTCCTCCTTCATCCAGGTAAGGCTCCTTCTCCTTCTTCCGTGCttcattcctttttcttcttccgttcttcatcttctcttctcagcatattctgttttgtttcctctctttctctctttcccATGCAAATCTACCATGAATTCTTCGCTGGGTCTTGGCTTAAGGCGATGGTCGTTCTttgatttctaaattttttattttaatgaattatgttGATTGTCATCAAATTGAGAGAAAGTGTAGTAGCCGATGAAGATTACAGATTATCTATTGGGTTTTCAGTCATTAACTTGGAATTGTGGAATTGTGGAATTGTGGATTATGCTGTTTTAATGAATTAGCCGATGAATTATGCTATTTTTGTTGGATTTTCAGTCATTAACTTGGAATTGTGGCCCGCATTGTACATCTGACGGCATGCATTATGATGGAGCTATCTATGAAGCTGCTGTTCAGATTATGCTAAATACATTGCTTATTGAATCTCATCAAACTCTTTGATTACTCTTAAATCCTGTTCTTAGTTGGTTTTTCATTATACCTATTATTTTACAGCTAccttgagaaagaaagaagaggcTTGATTCTTGCCAGTTTTTTCCCTTGATTTGGATTAACACACAAGTATGCTTTTTTTGTatgacaattttttttacatGTTTGGAAACCAAATATTCATTTGTTTGTATACTATAGCTTCATCACACTTTGATTGATTCAAATCTAAATTTTTGTGAACAAATATTGTTGTACAATATTAGTTGCATCTTCTAATGTCTTTCTTTTTTGCAATATATAACTACAATTGAGTATAGATTGAAAATCGAGTCTATAGCTGTGTACATTTATTTGAAGAAGCAATTTGATTGTCAAGAGTTGTTCTAAGTACCTAGGGGCAGTATAAATAAGAAAGATAGGAGAGATTAATGGAGATGTTAACTATAGGATTAAAGGTGGAAACTTGTGACAAAAAGAGCCCTGCTTTGCTATAGGACAGTTCTAAGAGACCTGCTTTGCTATACGGTAGGGAATGTTGGGGTAACAAGAAGCAATATAAACAAAACACTAGTCTAGCCGTGACACAAATGTTAAGATAGATGTAAGACTAAGGATGTAGTTAGATATGATGAAATTCATCTCAAAGTTGAGTAAGGTGATAGAAAACCATTTATATTGGTTTGATGAATAAAAGAATTGAACTGGTGTTGACTGAAATAAGGCTAAATGCTCCTCGATAGCAAAGTAGTACCATGAGAAAATGAACCCTGTGGAGAGTGAAATAGAACATGAAGTCATGTGCTCGGAGCCCAGGGCTCTGACCACGTGCCTGTTGAAGAAATTATGATGCTAGTAATGTAACATCTACCCATACGGTAAACTTAAAGTAAAGCATGGCCTGCATTAGGGGTTTGAAAATGGTGGAGAAGAAAGTTTGAAAGATGAGAGAGGGAATACATAAGCTCTGTTCGTGCATCTTTGTTTTGTTGACGTGTTGATTCAAAGAAAATCGTGTAAATCTAGTTCGACTATGTATATAAGCTGTTCATTTATTTGATATGTTAATTGGAAGGAAGTTGTGTAAATCTAGTTGAAAGGTTCTACTTTTCCAGAAAAATACATGCTTCATTCCTTCTTCCTATTTCTTTTTGCTTAATTTGCATGCATATAACTCTGTTTGCATCAAATCTCAACCCCATCGTCTGTCCAATTCATATTATCAATCTATGCTTATATGCCTAAAATGTAATTTGCAAAAAATAAAAGCATTGGCTTGTTGAACTAAGGTgcaatatgcatatatgtgtgtgtttgatAATGAAGTCTAAAGAGTAGTCCAATTTATCcgcaaaacatgcaaaattttctttttcttttgtcggTCAAAATGCATGATTTCCTTATAGTCTCATGTTTATTGTTGAGTGCTTAAATATTGAAAAGTGTATAGTTTGATATTATCCTTTTATTTGGGTTCGAGGCCTACTGGTGCCGAAGTGTTGCTTCATTAGCTTGTGAAGTTCAGAGCTGCAGACTTTATACAACATTTTCCCTTGTACAGGTTCATTGTTCACCAAGAAGTTTTTTTGGGTAGAGAATTTTCTTGATGATGATAATAGCAAGCCATACACTTATCAGAAAGGAAAAAAGTCGAAGAATCCGAACAAGCATGTCTCATTTAAACAACGGACCGAAGCCTACATGGAACCATTTACACTCGATGTCTTCATCTCGAAGCGGTTTGTTTCCACTTCTGTCACACATAGGGTGACATGTAAGCAAGTTGCAGTCGCAGGCACAAACTCGAAAGACATTAAAGCAGTACTGAGATCCAGATCGGACATTCCGGCTTGCTTGGTAATCGGGCGGATATTAGCTGAGAGAGCGAGAGAAACTGATGTGTATACAGCTTCTTATACTCCCAAGGAGAGGGACAAATTCAAAGGCAAAATCAGAGCTGTGGTTCAATCCCTCATTGATAATGGAATTGATATTAAAGTTTATCTTGATTGAATGATTTGAATTCAGTTATTGATCTTTACACTCTTTACCCAAACCTTTTGAAAGATTTTTTGTGTTATTTAATTAAGCTTGTGAATATgcttgactgatgtatttctctCTCATTTCTATTTACATTTTGATTTTATACCTTCAAATGAGATGCTTGAAATTGCAAATTGTGTGGGTTTATGCTTGGAAATAAGCTTGAATTCTTAATGCTTGATTCTAGTAGCTTCTAAGCTTAATCAAGTTTTCTTATTTTCAACTGAGTAGatggtataaattaaaatataaaaatttatggtattttgaattttaatcttaatataaaaatataaaacagtttcaaaataatatttattattttatattggaTATTTGGTTAAGGTATATATATTCtgaaagaaaataagaaacaCATCTATTGATTAAACTTTgcttagttgacgtggatttttAATTCGTTAACACAGATTTATATTCGATATTTTTGTAAGTGCAATACACATAAAGGGTATTTTTGTAAGAgcaatacaaataaatataattgtaataatttttaatcatttattaattttgtaattgttaaataattttaaaaacttctattatatatcatttttaatctaatgtccttgaaagtcattttctattttcacctcaccgctacagatgcgtttgaatccaaacacacactccaccgttgtttctaatctcaccgctacagtacctaatctcaccgccaccgttgtttttaacctcaccggaactaaacacaccgcccatccaaactaagcctaagAAAAAAAGAGCAATAGCTGATTAGGCAAGTTTTCATGACTGCGTAGTGTTAATGTAAATTAACGATTACACTGACATgaatataaatatgataaaaaattaattataaatgacATATAACTTGGGATGAGATGAAAAATTATATAAAGggcatattaaattttatataacataatttattagggagttaattaaatgattatggttttcattataaattaatcttcaaactttaaaatattctaattatatcCTTAAATTATCGACCTTATATCAATAAggtcattttgttattaaaattgttaattaaactgttaaataaaaattttaaatgaaaatcgTTAATTTAACTATCAAATCTTATATcgcataatttaaaatgaaacttttaaaGAAAAGCAAAACGTTGTTACAtagtttttaaaagttaaaactaaaaataaaataaatccaaaaaaagaaagtaaacaaTTAAGCTAttctaattttttcatttaacaataattaatgATTTCAATAATGGAAGAAGTTGATTGATATAACATCGATAATTGGAGGGAtgtaattagaatttttttatgcTTAGGAACCAATTTAGAATACGAGTTATAGTTTAGGAATGTCTAATGCAATTAACTCTTTATTAGtatatgtttgaatttgagtGTGATTGTTTTATTAGGCATTTATCGTATGTTTGAAAGCTACAGTGATTAGTGAGTCCTACTAAGTTGAGTGTAATCGAAGTTTCTCAATTAcactttttaatttttagggAAAAGTTAGAATTGAACTAATCGCATGGATACTtataaataatttcaatcaaatccAATTATCCTATGTCGTTCCAAACTTGTACATTGTTTAAGTTTAAtaagttatttttatatgataataatagtaaattaattttaatatatattttaaaatataattatatgctatttttttaatcttgtttaaataatttgataaattcatTGACCAAAGCtaatttcttatatatttttgtgtactactaattaactaaattacataGTATTTAGGGATAATGTAACATTTGGTacgtatatttttataaaatgtccAATGTGATATTTGACTTATCAATATGTATATTATTTGGTAAAtgtactttcataaaatgtcTATGTGGTACTTATA contains the following coding sequences:
- the LOC107910624 gene encoding 50S ribosomal protein L18, translated to FQTRAFCSRKNLATSVAFSFPLLPIYSSIAFFSLFICLVTFLLSFHLPLPLPLGLQISFVKDLFQFLLHPGSLFTKKFFWVENFLDDDNSKPYTYQKGKKSKNPNKHVSFKQRTEAYMEPFTLDVFISKRFVSTSVTHRVTCKQVAVAGTNSKDIKAVLRSRSDIPACLVIGRILAERARETDVYTASYTPKERDKFKGKIRAVVQSLIDNGIDIKVYLD